The genomic window AGGCCATTCCACATCACATTTACAGCCAACTGCTCCAGAAGGGAGGACAAAAAACCTGAGCTCAACCTTGTCATTCCTCGAACATGAGCACATTTTAATTAACAGGATCATGTCAGCCACAACAAATGGCAGGAAACAACGAGCCATTTTAAACGGTTGACATCCACACTGTGGAGATGAAAACTGAGCGGCATGTAAACTGGGGAGTGAAGGGGCAaaccaaatttaaaaaaggggGGAAGGGGGCAAGGGGGTGACTGTGGGAtgtgatgtttctttttttgtattcaCACTCACCTGGCTTTTCTGGGGCATCTGTCCCATTTTCCTGAATCTCATTGGGAATaactaagataaaaataaaccagGCCAAAGTGTAAGCCTGTGTGGTACATAGCATTCACATTTTATGCAGACTGCCGACTAAACACAGAATGCATTCTACTAAAGCTGTTTAGCTTGGCATGGGGGCACCACAAGGAAAACGCTACATGAGGgggggtttaaaaaaagaaaaaaaagaaaagaaaaaaaagaatgggtCCTCACCTGTGGCATTGAGAAGATCCAAGAGGAAGGACCTCTTGTCAGTCTCCTCCACCCAGACCACCTTCTGGGTGATGTTTTCTGAAGTGGACCCAACGCGGCCGACCGCAAGGAAAATGTAGTCTTCAAGGAAATCACGCGCCAGGATCTACACAAAACATACCCCCCAATCAGTAAGACTAGTAATCATATTTGAGTTTTGATTTTGGCGTCTCACAATTATAACATCATCCAAGAAAAACGATTTTTGCAGAACACTGCAGTGTGAATCAAGTTCCTGTTTGTCAAAGACAGCAACACCGATTGTTAGCTGGAGAGCTAACATGGCTCAATATGATGTGGAAGTAAACGTTTATTTTCCCAATAATCATCTGGCACTATGAGATAGTATCTTTAAACAGAGACCTGGATTTCCTTGGGGAAGGTGGCGCTAAACATCATGGTCTGCCGGACGCCTTTAGGTGGCATGGTGTCTTGCTCCACGATGCGTCTTATCTGTGGCTCAAAGCCCATGTCCAACATGCGGTCAGCTTCATCCAGCACCAAGTAgctatacatttaaaaaaataaacattaaacAAATCTTATCCCAGGAGTTCTCCGAGCTTTAAGTTCACCATGGGGTTATACTGACTTGCAGTAGTCAAGACCGATCTTGCCCCTCTCCATCATGTCCACTAGGCGGCCTGGTGTGGCAACCAGCAAGTGGCAGCCTCTCTCCAACTCCCTGATCTGCTGGCCAATGTCGGCGCCACCGTATACCACACATGGGCGCACGCGTGAGCGATAAGCAAACTGGAGCGGGACAcaaacacattattattattaatactaTTTCAAGCTGCACTGTGCACAATGTATTAAATTGCTGATGATGGCAGCAGACAAGGCTGTGCATACAAGCTCACCTTTCTGGCCTCATCATAGATTTGCAGTGCCAGCTCTCTGGTAGGAGCAAGGACGAGGGAGATCGGGTACTGCTTACGACGCCCATATCTTCCATTTTCCTATTCGAGTCATATATACGTCATGAGACTGAATGCATTGTTTAAAGCATTTTCTACACAGGTTACCTGTCCATTATTCTTGGCAGCCTGCAGGGCTTCTCCTGGTCCTAGTGTGTAGATCTGACTTAACACGGGCAGGaggaaagcagcagtctttccaGATCCTAAAATAAACCATAAAGcaacatatatttaaaaaacaaaaaaaaccaattgAATGATTCAGTCTTCTCTGTCCGTGTGAGTTAAACAAATCTTACCAGTCTGGGCACAGGCCATGAGGTCTCTCTTGGACTTTATAATAGGAATGGCATGCTTCTGGACTGGAGTGGGACGTGTGTAGCGAGTCAGGGCGATGTTGCCCATGATGATCTCCCCCATGTCCACATCATGGAACTACAACAATTCAATCAAGTCAGTTGGGCAAAAACATTAGCAGAGCCACACAACTGCTGGCGAAAAACTCACGCTATCAATGTGAGGTGGGCAGTCGCTTCCAGTGGCCTCCACGGGAATATCATCATACTTCTCAAAGTTAATCCCCGTGTTGCTGCCAGAGAAGAGCTCACTAGAAAATGACAGAAGGTTGTGTTTAGAAGAGCACAAAAACCTGACGGCAGGCCATTGGATATTTCAATAAATGAGTGGCTTACAGTTCTAGGCGCTCATTCGGAGCAGTAGGCTTGGACCAATCCTCCTCTCTGCCAGATTCCTCTGCCCAACGGCTGTTTCCTCCGCCAGAAAAGCCGCCACGTTCATACCTTAACACACAAACACTTAAATACTACGCCACAAACAACTTTGCAATCAAATACAAAGAAAATAGAGCAAGGTTGCTTAAATATGGCACTTAAACCCTTAGAAGGGCACATTAAGTATTATTTGGATAACTAACACGTCCATTTAgaaaaattgcattttaaaatatttttaccaTTTCCGTGGTAAATTAGGTGTATTTGAGTTGTATGTTCCCCAAAATTGCATAGTGGGCAAAATTAGTTTCAAGAATAAATTACCCTATAAAAAGACCCAACGGACAGAGTAAGAAGCAAGTAAGAGTCTCACCTTCCCCTTGAGCCTGCTCCACGGTCATTAAAGAAGGCAGATTTTGACCTGTCATTACGCCCCCCAAAGCTGTTGAAGGCGTTGTCTCTGCCTTGTCCACTCCAGTTGCCATCCTTGTTTTCATAACCACCGAATCCTAGAGAGCAGAAAAGAATccatcaacaaaaacattttctgaAAATTTGGATTTAGGCCAGTAGGTGGCATTCATTCATGTATATCTTAATAGTtttgcatacattttttttttgggggggggcaatgtAGACTTGATTTTGCGCAAGTCGATAAACAGCATGACAGTGAGACATTTGTCATAAACCAAGTGTCATTCACCTCGATCCTGGCGAGGGGGTCCACGTCCTCCAAATCCGCCACCGTTTGAGCGGTTGTCGTGGTATCCGTTCACAAATCCATTGCTGCGCCCACCATCCCATCCAGAGGAATCTTGGGTAGAACAAAT from Syngnathus scovelli strain Florida chromosome 8, RoL_Ssco_1.2, whole genome shotgun sequence includes these protein-coding regions:
- the ddx3xa gene encoding DEAD-box helicase 3 X-linked a isoform X2, which encodes MSHVVVDNPHGLDQQLAALDLNSVEGQGGGTGRRYIPPHLRNKDGPKNAGNAYSAARQCGYSVAPVNLYSSGWDGGRSNGFVNGYHDNRSNGGGFGGRGPPRQDRGFGGYENKDGNWSGQGRDNAFNSFGGRNDRSKSAFFNDRGAGSRGRYERGGFSGGGNSRWAEESGREEDWSKPTAPNERLELELFSGSNTGINFEKYDDIPVEATGSDCPPHIDSFHDVDMGEIIMGNIALTRYTRPTPVQKHAIPIIKSKRDLMACAQTGSGKTAAFLLPVLSQIYTLGPGEALQAAKNNGQENGRYGRRKQYPISLVLAPTRELALQIYDEARKFAYRSRVRPCVVYGGADIGQQIRELERGCHLLVATPGRLVDMMERGKIGLDYCNYLVLDEADRMLDMGFEPQIRRIVEQDTMPPKGVRQTMMFSATFPKEIQILARDFLEDYIFLAVGRVGSTSENITQKVVWVEETDKRSFLLDLLNATVIPNEIQENGTDAPEKPGKDSLTLVFVETKKGADALEDFLYHEGYACTSIHGDRSQRDREEALHQFRSGRCPILVATAVAARGLDISNVKHVINFDLPSDIEEYVHRIGRTGRVGNLGLATSFFNDKNSNITKDLLDILVEAKQEVPTWLESLAYEHQHKSSSRGGRSKRFSGGFGARDYRQTPGGSGGFGGNRAGRPSGGHGGNRGFGGGGFGGNFYGNDGYGGNYSHSGSVDWWGN
- the ddx3xa gene encoding DEAD-box helicase 3 X-linked a isoform X1, with product MSHVVVDNPHGLDQQLAALDLNSVEGQGGGTGRRYIPPHLRNKDGPKNAGNAYSAARQCGYSVAPVNLYSSGWDGGRSNGFVNGYHDNRSNGGGFGGRGPPRQDRGFGGYENKDGNWSGQGRDNAFNSFGGRNDRSKSAFFNDRGAGSRGRYERGGFSGGGNSRWAEESGREEDWSKPTAPNERLELELFSGSNTGINFEKYDDIPVEATGSDCPPHIDSFHDVDMGEIIMGNIALTRYTRPTPVQKHAIPIIKSKRDLMACAQTGSGKTAAFLLPVLSQIYTLGPGEALQAAKNNGQENGRYGRRKQYPISLVLAPTRELALQIYDEARKFAYRSRVRPCVVYGGADIGQQIRELERGCHLLVATPGRLVDMMERGKIGLDYCNYLVLDEADRMLDMGFEPQIRRIVEQDTMPPKGVRQTMMFSATFPKEIQILARDFLEDYIFLAVGRVGSTSENITQKVVWVEETDKRSFLLDLLNATVIPNEIQENGTDAPEKPGKDSLTLVFVETKKGADALEDFLYHEGYACTSIHGDRSQRDREEALHQFRSGRCPILVATAVAARGLDISNVKHVINFDLPSDIEEYVHRIGRTGRVGNLGLATSFFNDKNSNITKDLLDILVEAKQEVPTWLESLAYEHQHKSSSRGGRSKSRFSGGFGARDYRQTPGGSGGFGGNRAGRPSGGHGGNRGFGGGGFGGNFYGNDGYGGNYSHSGSVDWWGN
- the ddx3xa gene encoding DEAD-box helicase 3 X-linked a isoform X5, with translation MSHVVVDNPHGLDQQLAALDLNSVEGQGGGTGRRYIPPHLRNKDGPKNDSSGWDGGRSNGFVNGYHDNRSNGGGFGGRGPPRQDRGFGGYENKDGNWSGQGRDNAFNSFGGRNDRSKSAFFNDRGAGSRGRYERGGFSGGGNSRWAEESGREEDWSKPTAPNERLELELFSGSNTGINFEKYDDIPVEATGSDCPPHIDSFHDVDMGEIIMGNIALTRYTRPTPVQKHAIPIIKSKRDLMACAQTGSGKTAAFLLPVLSQIYTLGPGEALQAAKNNGQENGRYGRRKQYPISLVLAPTRELALQIYDEARKFAYRSRVRPCVVYGGADIGQQIRELERGCHLLVATPGRLVDMMERGKIGLDYCNYLVLDEADRMLDMGFEPQIRRIVEQDTMPPKGVRQTMMFSATFPKEIQILARDFLEDYIFLAVGRVGSTSENITQKVVWVEETDKRSFLLDLLNATVIPNEIQENGTDAPEKPGKDSLTLVFVETKKGADALEDFLYHEGYACTSIHGDRSQRDREEALHQFRSGRCPILVATAVAARGLDISNVKHVINFDLPSDIEEYVHRIGRTGRVGNLGLATSFFNDKNSNITKDLLDILVEAKQEVPTWLESLAYEHQHKSSSRGGRSKSRFSGGFGARDYRQTPGGSGGFGGNRAGRPSGGHGGNRGFGGGGFGGNFYGNDGYGGNYSHSGSVDWWGN
- the ddx3xa gene encoding DEAD-box helicase 3 X-linked a isoform X6, which produces MSHVVVDNPHGLDQQLAALDLNSVEGQGGGTGRRYIPPHLRNKDGPKNDSSGWDGGRSNGFVNGYHDNRSNGGGFGGRGPPRQDRGFGGYENKDGNWSGQGRDNAFNSFGGRNDRSKSAFFNDRGAGSRGRYERGGFSGGGNSRWAEESGREEDWSKPTAPNERLELELFSGSNTGINFEKYDDIPVEATGSDCPPHIDSFHDVDMGEIIMGNIALTRYTRPTPVQKHAIPIIKSKRDLMACAQTGSGKTAAFLLPVLSQIYTLGPGEALQAAKNNGQENGRYGRRKQYPISLVLAPTRELALQIYDEARKFAYRSRVRPCVVYGGADIGQQIRELERGCHLLVATPGRLVDMMERGKIGLDYCNYLVLDEADRMLDMGFEPQIRRIVEQDTMPPKGVRQTMMFSATFPKEIQILARDFLEDYIFLAVGRVGSTSENITQKVVWVEETDKRSFLLDLLNATVIPNEIQENGTDAPEKPGKDSLTLVFVETKKGADALEDFLYHEGYACTSIHGDRSQRDREEALHQFRSGRCPILVATAVAARGLDISNVKHVINFDLPSDIEEYVHRIGRTGRVGNLGLATSFFNDKNSNITKDLLDILVEAKQEVPTWLESLAYEHQHKSSSRGGRSKRFSGGFGARDYRQTPGGSGGFGGNRAGRPSGGHGGNRGFGGGGFGGNFYGNDGYGGNYSHSGSVDWWGN
- the ddx3xa gene encoding DEAD-box helicase 3 X-linked a isoform X4 → MSHVVVDNPHGLDQQLAALDLNSVEGQGGGTGRRYIPPHLRNKDGPKNAGNAYSAARQCGYSVAPVNLYSSGWDGGRSNGFVNGYHDNRSNGGGFGGRGPPRQDRGFGGYENKDGNWSGQGRDNAFNSFGGRNDRSKSAFFNDRGAGSRGRYERGGFSGGGNSRWAEESGREEDWSKPTAPNERLELELFSGSNTGINFEKYDDIPVEATGSDCPPHIDSFHDVDMGEIIMGNIALTRYTRPTPVQKHAIPIIKSKRDLMACAQTGSGKTAAFLLPVLSQIYTLGPGEALQAAKNNGQENGRYGRRKQYPISLVLAPTRELALQIYDEARKFAYRSRVRPCVVYGGADIGQQIRELERGCHLLVATPGRLVDMMERGKIGLDYCNYLVLDEADRMLDMGFEPQIRRIVEQDTMPPKGVRQTMMFSATFPKEIQILARDFLEDYIFLAVGRVGSTSENITQKVVWVEETDKRSFLLDLLNATGKDSLTLVFVETKKGADALEDFLYHEGYACTSIHGDRSQRDREEALHQFRSGRCPILVATAVAARGLDISNVKHVINFDLPSDIEEYVHRIGRTGRVGNLGLATSFFNDKNSNITKDLLDILVEAKQEVPTWLESLAYEHQHKSSSRGGRSKRFSGGFGARDYRQTPGGSGGFGGNRAGRPSGGHGGNRGFGGGGFGGNFYGNDGYGGNYSHSGSVDWWGN
- the ddx3xa gene encoding DEAD-box helicase 3 X-linked a isoform X3 — encoded protein: MSHVVVDNPHGLDQQLAALDLNSVEGQGGGTGRRYIPPHLRNKDGPKNAGNAYSAARQCGYSVAPVNLYSSGWDGGRSNGFVNGYHDNRSNGGGFGGRGPPRQDRGFGGYENKDGNWSGQGRDNAFNSFGGRNDRSKSAFFNDRGAGSRGRYERGGFSGGGNSRWAEESGREEDWSKPTAPNERLELELFSGSNTGINFEKYDDIPVEATGSDCPPHIDSFHDVDMGEIIMGNIALTRYTRPTPVQKHAIPIIKSKRDLMACAQTGSGKTAAFLLPVLSQIYTLGPGEALQAAKNNGQENGRYGRRKQYPISLVLAPTRELALQIYDEARKFAYRSRVRPCVVYGGADIGQQIRELERGCHLLVATPGRLVDMMERGKIGLDYCNYLVLDEADRMLDMGFEPQIRRIVEQDTMPPKGVRQTMMFSATFPKEIQILARDFLEDYIFLAVGRVGSTSENITQKVVWVEETDKRSFLLDLLNATGKDSLTLVFVETKKGADALEDFLYHEGYACTSIHGDRSQRDREEALHQFRSGRCPILVATAVAARGLDISNVKHVINFDLPSDIEEYVHRIGRTGRVGNLGLATSFFNDKNSNITKDLLDILVEAKQEVPTWLESLAYEHQHKSSSRGGRSKSRFSGGFGARDYRQTPGGSGGFGGNRAGRPSGGHGGNRGFGGGGFGGNFYGNDGYGGNYSHSGSVDWWGN
- the ddx3xa gene encoding DEAD-box helicase 3 X-linked a isoform X7, coding for MSHVVVDNPHGLDQQLAALDLNSVEGQGGGTGRRYIPPHLRNKDGPKNDSSGWDGGRSNGFVNGYHDNRSNGGGFGGRGPPRQDRGFGGYENKDGNWSGQGRDNAFNSFGGRNDRSKSAFFNDRGAGSRGRYERGGFSGGGNSRWAEESGREEDWSKPTAPNERLELELFSGSNTGINFEKYDDIPVEATGSDCPPHIDSFHDVDMGEIIMGNIALTRYTRPTPVQKHAIPIIKSKRDLMACAQTGSGKTAAFLLPVLSQIYTLGPGEALQAAKNNGQENGRYGRRKQYPISLVLAPTRELALQIYDEARKFAYRSRVRPCVVYGGADIGQQIRELERGCHLLVATPGRLVDMMERGKIGLDYCNYLVLDEADRMLDMGFEPQIRRIVEQDTMPPKGVRQTMMFSATFPKEIQILARDFLEDYIFLAVGRVGSTSENITQKVVWVEETDKRSFLLDLLNATGKDSLTLVFVETKKGADALEDFLYHEGYACTSIHGDRSQRDREEALHQFRSGRCPILVATAVAARGLDISNVKHVINFDLPSDIEEYVHRIGRTGRVGNLGLATSFFNDKNSNITKDLLDILVEAKQEVPTWLESLAYEHQHKSSSRGGRSKRFSGGFGARDYRQTPGGSGGFGGNRAGRPSGGHGGNRGFGGGGFGGNFYGNDGYGGNYSHSGSVDWWGN